A region of Vitis riparia cultivar Riparia Gloire de Montpellier isolate 1030 chromosome 1, EGFV_Vit.rip_1.0, whole genome shotgun sequence DNA encodes the following proteins:
- the LOC117921184 gene encoding receptor-like protein EIX2, whose amino-acid sequence MASSKTTVPLLILLLSLFLKFLMVEALTINSNDIDLNKACIEEERKALLEFKHGLYDPSGRLSSWIGANCCKWTGVDCNNRTGNVVKVDLRDRGFFLLGGEISGSLLDLKHLTYLDLSLNDFQGIPIPNFLGSFERLRYLNLSNAAFGGMIPPHLGNLSQLRYLDLFGGGDYPMRVSNLNWLSGLSSLKYLDLGYVDLSKTTTNWMQAVNMLPFLLELHLSVCELSHFPQYSNPFVNLTSVLVIDLSYNNFNTTLPGWLFNVSTLTDLYLNGGAIKGPIPHVNLRRLCNLVTLDLSYNSIGGEGIEFLSRLSACTNNSLEELNLGGNQVSGQLPDSLGLFKNLKSLDLSYNSFVGPFPNSIQYLTNLESLYLSKNSILGPIPTWIGNLLRMKRLGLSFNLMNGTIPESIGELRELTELSLDWNSWEGVISEIHFSNLTKLEYFSLHLSPKN is encoded by the coding sequence ATGGCAAGTAGCAAAACCACCGTTCCACTCCttattcttttgctttctctGTTTTTGAAGTTTCTCATGGTTGAAGCTCTTACAATCAATTCTAATGACATTGATCTCAACAAAGCTTGCATTGAGGAAGAGCGGAAAGCGCTTCTTGAATTCAAACATGGCCTGTATGATCCTTCAGGTAGGCTTTCTTCCTGGATTGGTGCTAATTGCTGCAAGTGGACAGGTGTTGATTGCAACAATCGGACAGGGAATGTTGTCAAGGTTGACCTCAGAGATCGTGGCTTCTTTCTTTTGGGTGGTGAGATAAGTGGTTCCTTACTTGACTTGAAACATTTAACTTACCTGGACCTAAGTCTTAATGATTTTCAAGGAATTCCAATTCCAAATTTCTTGGGCTCATTTGAAAGGTTGAGATACCTTAATCTCTCTAATGCAGCATTTGGTGGAATGATTCCTCCTCATCTTGGAAATTTATCACAGTTACGTTATCTTGATCTTTTTGGAGGAGGAGATTATCCAATGAGGGTTTCTAATTTAAATTGGCTTTCTggtctttcttctttaaaaTACCTTGATCTGGGGTATGTGGACCTTAGTAAAACAACCACAAATTGGATGCAAGCTGTAAACATGCTTCCATTTTTGTTAGAATTACATTTGTCCGTTTGTGAACTCAGTCACTTCCCTCAGTACTCCAATCCATTTGTTAATTTGACTTCGGTTTTGGTCATTGATCTCTCATACAACAATTTCAACACTACTTTGCCTGGCTGGTTGTTTAACGTCAGTACCCTTACGGATCTTTATTTAAATGGTGGTGCAATTAAAGGTCCGATTCCCCATGTTAACTTGCGACGCCTTTGCAACTTGGTGACCTTAGATCTCTCATACAATAGTATTGGAGGTGAAGGAATTGAATTCCTGAGTCGATTATCAGCATGCACTAATAATTCCTTGGAAGAGTTAAACTTGGGCGGTAATCAAGTCAGTGGTCAGTTGCCAGATTCATTAGGGctctttaagaatttaaaatccCTGGACTTGAGCTATAATAGTTTTGTTGGTCCTTTCCCCAATTCAATTCAATACCTTACCAACTTAGAGAGTCTTTATCTGAGTAAAAACTCCATCTTAGGTCCAATTCCAACATGGATTGGAAACTTGCTGCGGATGAAGAGACTTGGCTTGTCATTCAATCTAATGAATGGGACGATTCCAGAAAGTATTGGAGAACTTAGAGAGCTAACTGAGTTGTCTCTTGATTGGAATTCTTGGGAAGGGGTAATATCTGAAATTCATTTCAGTAATCTTACAAAACTGGAGTATTTCTCTTTACACTTATCACCCAAAAATTAG
- the LOC117918159 gene encoding receptor-like protein EIX2: MASWKTTLLLLTLFLLSLFLELLLAQATIINSIDGGMNKGCIEVERKALLEFKNGLKDPSGWLSSWVGADCCKWKGVDCNNQTGHVVKVDLKSGGDFSRLGGEISDSLLDLKHLNYLDLSFNDFQGIPIPNFLGSFERLRYLNLSYAAFGGMIPPHLGNLSQLRYLDLHGGDYYNFPAPLMRVHNLNWLSGLSSLKYLDLGFVDLSKATTNWMQAVNMLPFLLELHLSVCELSHFPQYSNPFVNLTSVSVIDLSGNNFNTTLPGWLFNISTLMDLYLKDATIKGPIPHVNLRCLRNLVTLDLSYNIIGGEGIEFLNRLSACTNSSLEELNLGGNQFGGQLPDSLGLFKNLKSLDLSYNSFVGPFPNSIQRLTNLESLDLSKNSISGSIPTWIGNLLRMKRLDLSNNLMNGTIPKSIGQLRELTELYLDRNSWEGVISEIYFSNLTKLTKFSLLVSPKNQSLRFHLRPEWIPPFSLEFIKVSNCYVSLKFPNWLRTQKRLGYMILKNVGISDAIPEWLWKQDFLWLELSRNQLYGTLPNSLSFR, from the coding sequence ATGGCAAGTTGGAAAACCACCCTTCTACTTCTTactctttttctcctttctctgTTTCTCGAGCTTCTCCTAGCTCAAGCTACTATTATCAATTCCATTGATGGTGGTATGAACAAGGGCTGCATTGAGGTAGAGCGGAAAGCGCTTCTTGAATTCAAAAATGGACTGAAAGATCCTTCAGGTTGGCTTTCTTCCTGGGTTGGTGCAGATTGCTGCAAGTGGAAAGGTGTGGATTGCAACAACCAAACAGGGCATGTTGTCAAGGTTGACCTCAAATCTGGTGGTGACTTCTCACGTTTGGGTGGTGAGATAAGTGATTCCTTACTTGACTTGAAACATTTAAATTACTTGGACCTAAGTTTTAATGATTTTCAAGGAATTCCAATTCCAAATTTCTTGGGCTCATTTGAAAGGTTGAGATACCTTAATCTCTCCTATGCAGCATTTGGTGGAATGATTCCTCCTCATCTTGGAAATTTATCACAGTTACGTTATCTTGACCTTCATGGAGGAGATTACTACAACTTTCCTGCTCCATTAATGAGGGTTCATAATTTGAATTGGCTTTCTggtctttcttctttaaaaTACCTTGATCTGGGGTTTGTGGACCTTAGTAAAGCAACCACAAATTGGATGCAAGCTGTAAACATGCTTCCTTTTTTGTTAGAATTACATTTGTCCGTTTGTGAACTCAGTCACTTCCCTCAGTACTCCAATCCGTTTGTTAATTTGACTTCTGTTTCGGTCATTGATCTCTCCGGAAACAATTTCAACACTACTTTGCCTGGCTGGTTGTTTAACATCAGTACCCTTATGGATCTTTATTTAAAGGATGCTACAATTAAAGGTCCGATTCCCCATGTTAACTTGCGATGCCTTCGCAACTTGGTGACCTTAGATCTCTCATACAATATTATTGGAGGTGAAGGAATTGAATTCCTGAATCGATTATCAGCATGCACTAATAGTTCCTTGGAAGAGTTAAACTTGGGCGGTAATCAATTCGGTGGTCAGTTGCCAGATTCATTAGGGctctttaagaatttaaaatccTTGGACTTGAGCTATAATAGTTTTGTTGGTCCCTTCCCCAATTCAATTCAACGCCTTACCAACTTAGAGAGTCTTGATCTGAGTAAAAACTCCATCTCAGGTTCAATTCCAACATGGATTGGAAACTTGCTGCGGATGAAGAGACTTGACTTGTCAAACAATCTAATGAATGGGACTATTCCAAAAAGTATTGGACAACTTAGAGAGCTGACTGAGTTGTATCTTGATCGGAATTCTTGGGAAGGGGTAATAtctgaaatttattttagtaatcTTACTAAACTGACAAAATTCTCATTACTCGTATCACCCAAAAACCAGTCTCTCCGTTTTCATTTGAGACCTGAATGGATTCCTCCCTTCAGTCTCGAATTTATCAAGGTTTCCAACTGCTATGTATCTCTCAAGTTCCCCAACTGGCTTAGAACTCAAAAGAGACTTGGCTAtatgattctaaaaaatgtgGGGATTTCAGATGCAATACCCGAATGGCTTTGGAAACAAGATTTTTTGTGGTTAGAACTTTCTAGAAACCAATTGTATGGAACGCTTCCCAACTCATTATCCTTTCGCTAA